Proteins from one Nicotiana tabacum cultivar K326 chromosome 23, ASM71507v2, whole genome shotgun sequence genomic window:
- the LOC107814681 gene encoding protein AAL-toxin resistant 7, which translates to MRGRSSPKKGNSAGIMEVEKVDKLRQEPHLSGAYIRNLVKQLTSSRTKDPLNPKDNDENSTKNDDSLFSDTQQLSQPTPPPQPPQLKKKQVRRRLHTSRPYQERLLNMAEARREIVTALKFHRAAMKQQQQQQQSQTGPQSLVTWPQESSGEEQGKLKSRRNPRIYASNTINNNIPSYNNMENFSNSTFPNCLPQYPYSCHVSSFGSQLPLQDHLNFPLPNQTLGLNLNFHDFNNLDATPYCSSNNNTSVYSSASPSSSSDEFHYVGLSQEGAPIQMVNSINCEDSGLHPSMDDQEMAEIRSIGEQHEMEWNDTLNLATSAWWYKFLKTMEIDPDDESNVAEDYGCYPFDEVMEFPAWLNPNESCLQQQVDETYSDPTLPCMDIEEIEGMDAEWLA; encoded by the exons ATGAGGGGAAGATCTTCACCAAAGAAAGGAAACTCGGCAGGAATAATGGAAGTAGAAAAGGTTGACAAACTAAGACAAGAGCCTCATCTCTCCGGTGCCTATATTAGAAACCTAGTCAAACAGTTAACTTCTTCACGTACCAAAGATCCCTTAAATCCTAAAGACAATGATGAGAATTCAACAAAAAATGATGATAGTTTGTTTAGTGATACACAACAATTATCACAGCCAACACCACCACCACAACCACCACAGCTTAAAAAGAAACAAGTGAGGAGGAGACTCCACACTAGTAGGCCTTATCAAGAAAGGCTTCTAAATATGGCCGAGGCTCGGCGAGAGATTGTCACTGCCCTTAAGTTTCATAGAGCCGCTatgaaacaacagcaacaacaacaacaatctcaGACAGGGCCACAGTCGTTAGTGACTTGGCCTCAAGAATCTTCAGGAGAAGAACAAGGGAAGCTAAAATCCCGTAGAAATCCGAGGATTTATGCTTCCAACACTATAAACAATAACATACCAAGTTACAACAATATGGAGAATTTCTCCAATTCAACCTTCCCTAATTGCCTTCCACAATATCCTTATTCCTGCCATGTTTCATCCTTTGGTTCCCAATTACCTTTACAAGACCACCTCAATTTTCCACTTCCCAACCAAACATTAGGCTTGAATCTCAATTTCCATGATTTCAACAATTTAGATGCAACCCCTTATTGTAGTAGCAATAACAACACCTCAGTCTACTCATCAGCAtccccttcatcttcttcagatgAATTTCATTATGTGGGATTATCACAAGAAGGAGCTCCAATTCAGATGGTGAATTCTATCAATTGTGAAGATTCAGGGTTGCATCCATCAATGGATGACCAAGAAATGGCAGAGATCAGATCAATAGGAGAGCAACATGAGATGGAGTGGAATGATACCCTCAATTTGGCAACTTCAGCTTGGTGGTACAAGTTCTTGAAAACCATGGAAATTGACCCTGATGATGAGAGTAATGTTGCTGAGGATTATGGGTGTTATCCATTTGATGAAGTTATGGAATTCCCAGCCTGGTTGAATCCAAATGAAAGCTGCTTGCAACAACAGGTCGATGAAACCTATTCTGATCCTACCTTACCATG TATGGACATTGAAGAAATTGAAGGAATGGATGCCGAGTGGTTAGCTTGA
- the LOC107814680 gene encoding 3-ketoacyl-CoA synthase 10 produces MAREEHLLSTEIVNRGISDGGSQKFSVRVRRRLPDFLQSVNLKYVKLGYHYLINHGIYLATVPVLVLVFSAEVGSLSREELWRKVWDNAACYDLATVLSFVALFAFTLSLYIMSKPRPIYLLDFACYKPSDDLKVTKEEFIELVRKSGKFDEPSLEFKKRILESSGIGDETYVPKVIGSSENTATMKEGRAEASMVMFGALDELFEKTKIRPKDVGVLVVNCSIFNPTPSLSAMIINHYKMRGNILSFNLGGMGCSAGIIALDLARDMLQANPNNYAVVVSAEMVGFNWYPGKERSMLIPNCFFRMGCSALLLSNRRRDYHRAKYSLEHIVRTHKASNDRAFRCIYQEEDSQRYKGLRISKDLVEVAGDALKTNITTLGPLVLPLSEQLFFFGNLVWRHLFGNKNNNAKGNSNSQLANKPYIPDYKLAFEHFCVYAASKTVLDELQRNLQLSENNMEASLATLHRFGNTSSSSIWYELAYLEAKEKIARGDRVWQIAFGSGFKCNSAVWKAIRRVKKPSTNPWIDCVDMYPQSLTQ; encoded by the exons ATGGCTAGAGAAGAACATCTTTTGTCAACGGAGATTGTGAACCGTGGGATATCAGATGGGGGATCTCAAAAGTTCTCGGTTAGGGTACGGAGGCGTTTGCCTGATTTTTTGCAGTCAGTGAACCTAAAATATGTGAAATTAGGGTATCATTACTTGATAAACCATGGGATATATTTGGCTACAGTGCCAGTGTTGGTGTTGGTTTTCAGTGCTGAAGTGGGCAGCCTTAGTAGAGAGGAGCTGTGGAGGAAAGTTTGGGATAACGCAGCTTGTTATGACTTGGCTACAGTCTTGTCATTTGTAGCACTTTTTGCGTTCACTCTCTCTCTTTACATCATGTCTAAGCCAAGACCGATTTACCTTCTTGATTTTGCATGTTACAAACCAAGTGATGATCTTAAG gtaacaaaggaagaattcattGAGTTAGTACGAAAATCTGGGAAATTCGACGAACCAAGTCTGGAATTCAAGAAAAGAATCTTAGAATCCTCGGGAATTGGCGACGAAACCTACGTCCCAAAAGTGATCGGATCGTCGGAAAACACCGCCACCATGAAAGAAGGCCGAGCCGAAGCATCAATGGTTATGTTCGGAGCACTCGACGAACTGTTCGAAAAGACGAAGATTCGGCCAAAGGACGTTGGAGTATTAGTGGTGAATTGTAGCATTTTCAACCCAACACCTTCACTTTCAGCAATGATAATAAATCACTACAAAATGAGAGGGAATATACTTAGTTTTAATTTAGGAGGAATGGGTTGTAGTGCTGGGATTATAGCATTGGATTTGGCACGTGATATGTTACAAGCTAACCCTAATAATTATGCAGTGGTGGTTAGTGCTGAAATGGTTGGATTTAATTGGTATCCGGGTAAAGAAAGGTCTATGCTTATCCCTAATTGCTTTTTCCGGATGGGTTGCTCCGCCCTTCTCCTCTCTAATCGCCGCCGTGACTACCACCGTGCTAAGTACAGCCTCGAGCACATAGTCAGGACACACAAAGCTTCCAATGATCGGGCATTCAG GTGCATCTACCAAGAAGAAGATAGCCAACGTTACAAGGGACTAAGGATCAGTAAAGATTTAGTAGAAGTAGCAGGAGATGCTCTGAAGACAAACATTACCACATTAGGCCCTTTGGTTCTACCTTTATCAGAacaactcttcttctttggaaacCTAGTTTGGAGGCACTTATTTGgcaataaaaataataatgccaAAGGCAATTCCAATTCCCAACTGGCCAATAAGCCTTATATTCCAGACTACAAACTCGCTTTCGAGCATTTCTGTGTCTATGCAGCCAGCAAAACTGTCCTTGATGAGCTTCAAAGGAACTTACAACTGAGTGAGAATAATATGGAAGCTTCTCTGGCCACACTGCACCGATTTG GTAACACGTCTAGTAGCAGCATTTGGTACGAGTTGGCTTATTTGGAGGCAAAGGAGAAAATTGCAAGAGGCGACCGTGTGTGGCAAATTGCTTTTGGTTCAGGTTTTAAGTGTAACAGTGCTGTTTGGAAAGCCATTCGCCGTGTTAAAAAGCCTTCAACAAATCCTTGGATTGATTGCGTTGATATGTACCCTCAGTCTCTCACACAATAA